Proteins from one Esox lucius isolate fEsoLuc1 chromosome 19, fEsoLuc1.pri, whole genome shotgun sequence genomic window:
- the etfbkmt gene encoding electron transfer flavoprotein beta subunit lysine methyltransferase gives MLLLNRRAILYLKDKGFMKIVQALCTSTTNGYLQDCVSDNDIKNFIKENTEIVNERNLTPEIRLRLFTPNCRFWHARPELWPFSDPFWAIYWPGGQALTRYLLSNPGVSKGKRVLDLGCGCGASAIAAKFCGAAHVVANDIDPVAGIATQLNCELNGLETVMFEKENIIGSEPGGYDLILLGDMFYEEALADSLHNWLNHCIQTYGTQVLIGDPGRASFEGHGIRRLLRQEAQFELPEAVREENYGLTCTTVWRYLPGL, from the exons ATGTTATTGTTAAATAGGCGTGCAATTTTGTACCTTAAAGACAAAGGTTTCATGAAAATTGTCCAAGCACTTTGCACTAGTACTACAAATGGATACCTTCAAGACTGTGTCTCGGATAATGATATAAAGAACTTCATTAAAGAAAACACTGAGATAGTAAACGAACGCAACTTGACGCCAGAAATCCGTCTGAGACTGTTCACACCGAACTGTCGGTTTTGGCATGCCAGACCAGAACTATGGCCCTTCTCTGACCCATTCTGGGCAATCTACTGGCCAGGGGGACAAGCCCTTACCAG GTATCTCCTGAGTAACCCTGGCGTTTCAAAGGGCAAGAGAGTGTTAGATCTAGGGTGTGGCTGTGGAGCTTCAGCTATTGCTGCCAAGTTCTGCGGTGCTGCTCATGTTGTGGCAAATGACATTGACCCAG TTGCAGGCATCGCGACCCAACTGAACTGTGAGCTGAATGGTCTAGAAACAGTTATGTTTGAGAAGGAGAACATAATTGGTTCAGAGCCAGGTGGATATGACCTCATCCTCCTGGGAGACATGTTCTATGAGGAGGCATTAGCGGACAGCCTCCACAACTGGTTGAACCACTGCATCCAGACTTATGGGACCCAGGTTCTGATTGGGGACCCAGGGCGGGCTTCTTTTGAAGGACATGGCATCAGGAGACTTCTGCGTCAGGAGGCTCAGTTTGAACTGCCTGAAGCTGTTAGAGAGGAGAACTACGGACTCACTTGTACCACGGTGTGGCGCTACCTGCCAggactctga